In Lolium perenne isolate Kyuss_39 chromosome 5, Kyuss_2.0, whole genome shotgun sequence, the sequence GAAGGAGCTCTGACATCGAAGGAGGGAGGAGCTTCAGGGAGGAATCACGCCGGCCAGAAACGAGAGAACGCAAGGGGGCCCTCGGGTCGGCAGGCAGTCCTTGCCGTCGAACGGGAGCTAGGTGAGGCGGAGCTCCGGGGCGGCACCCATGAAGCTGCAGGGCTATCGGTGGAGAAGTTTTCGCTGACAGTTGTAGTTTGTGCGTTTGGTAGAATTTTTGCAGGGCATCGTAACCACgccacaaatacacaacacatgatGTTGCTTTTTTGGTCATGCCAAAAAAAAAATTACGGCTCTACGTATTTTACAGCTTCTGTTGGAGCGCCGATTTTGCCCCACCATGCAGTAAATTAGTGTTTTTTGAGCCTCGTCCTATTATAAGGCttgtgttggagatgctctaactctaATCCGAATATCACCTTGTATCTGCCGGGTTACTGCATCGTGTCATTGCTTCCTCTAGCTTGCGCGCAACCTCGTCTCGCTTGGCACCACCGCTTACTGCTTGTCAACGCCAACCATGGAGAAGAAATTAAGGACAGGTCATCGAATTCTTTGAAAGGAAAATCAACCAAATCGAAAAACAGATTTATGTTAGCACATTCCGACCCGGACGTTTGGAACCTGGGTGCCCGCGCACCCGTTTACGAAAAGTTTAAAAAATGttatttaaattttttaaaaaaaatgtgaagtaaatttttgcatgtacatattatgttgatacttactcgtgtaagttttcacgaaaaaataccattgtgtgtggcctgcataaaaatgacaaaatgtccaaatgagaatagtgaacaggaatttgtactattcacaggaataggaatttgcattttgtcatttttgtgtaggtcacataCAATGGTATTTTTCTGTGAAAactcacacgagtaagtatcaacatagtatatacatgcaaaattttacttcacatttttttgaaacttttaaatagcattattttgaacttttcgtaaacGGGTGCGCGCGTACACAGGTTCCATTCACCATTTCCGTAGCACATCCGTGTTATATTCGTAGGCTGTTTAAGACCTTCTACTGGTAGTGCGTATCCCCGGGCCGGAGCCAGACACACGAACCCAGGAAAAAAAAGATCAGGAGAGCAAAATCACCTCATCCACATGCAGAGCAGGGGTCTCTGGCCACCTCACAATGCACCCAAAACCTCTTCCCCTGTCATCCAATGGCAGAGGCAAACAAATCCTATCCTCCTCCCTCCCACACTACACCATTCACATCTTTTTCCCTCTCTTCTCCTCGCCAGGATACTGGCACAGGAACCAGCTCCTTTTCTCTCTTTCTTTCTCCCTCTTTCTCCGTGACCAGCAATGGCGTTGGAGACATGCCTCAGAGCCTGGGCCCTGCACGCGCCCCAGGCCGGCAGCAGGGAGAGGCTTAGCAGCAGCAGCTACGCTCCGTCCAGGTCAAGGACCGCCGCCCCCGCCGTCGTCACGCCGTCCCCGTCACCGTCCGCCCTGGTGGCGCCGCGGCGGCCGTCTCGCTTCGTCTGCCAGTGCAAGAACGCCGTCGACGAAGGTACGGCACTGCCCTTATCCATCTCCCTAGGCTAGGTGAAATGTAGAGAAGAAGATCTTGAGAGTTCCAGTCTTAATTGTGGCGCAGTAATTGTGGCGGACGAGAAGAATTGGGACAACTTGGTGATCGCGTCCgagtcgccggtgctggtggagtTCTGGGCGCCGTGGTGCGGGCCGTGCCGGATGATTGCACCGGTGATCGACGAGCTTGCCAAGGACTACGTGGGGAAGATCAAGTGCTGCAAGGTGAACACGGACGACTGCCCAAACATCGCGTCCACCTACGGCATCCGGAGCATTCCCACCGTGCTCATGTTCAAGGACGGCGAGAAGAAGGAGAGCGTCATCGGCGCCGTCCCCAAGACCAGCCTCTGCACCATCATCGATAAGTACATCGGCAGCTAATTAAGCATTCTTAATTAGCGATTAATCGAGGACGTACACATCATTTCTGTTCTGTTCGTCAGACAACATGTATGTATCTATATGGATGCATGTATACGATCCACCTGCCTGTCAGTTGTGACTTACTACTGTCAATTCAGATGCATATCAAAACTGATTTATTCGGGTGCACGCCAGTATACATGCATGTCTGTAATTCTGTTCTGGTGTCCTTCGTGTAGGAAAGAAAAAATAATTTGATGTATAAGAGCCAGTAATTCTAGATCGATTCTTCGGAATATACCACAACATCACAAAAATCAATGGCTGGTTCACAAGTCCTTCAGAACTCGTCACAAGTTCACAAGTGACTCCGCATTGCTGCTGCAGAACGAAACCTCAGAGCTGGCCTAAAGAGTGTTGGAGATATGAGCAATCTTTTCATATGATTTAATCCATAAAAACAGTAGACAAAGCATGACTAATAAAATAAAGATTGAACTAGCCGTGCACTCTAATAGAGAGAATCGAAATAACAAGTCAAACACATTGCTAAAAGTAGTAGtatttttttgataaagggaatatattaatatcaaaagataccaattacacccaacctctgcaacaacgcaccacctaatggcactacggatgcacacaacaacaaaaaaggaaaagaaaactaagaaacaaaagtcccgctacagtatctcgggcctacaacaacaatacatccaccgccaagacaacacctgaaatacagactctccaaaaacgacacctccaagaagggaacaatgctctaacaccgtcatcgcccgatcaaagatcttaggttttcaccctgaagatagtccccgcactcaaaacaatgcctccaacaaggtcattgccgggcacaaccagttaaggccagaccttgggttttcaccctaaaaggtaggactctgaactttatatgtgttgtcgcccccactttcataccgctgctgtgaagcccggaacaccaagcgagtccctcaacagcgcggagacttgaacctcccttatctAGTCCTCCCcttcggccttcatgaaattctcttcttccgactttcatcatggatgcatagtcacttgatgtcaacacagaaaaagaacttcgagccgctccctccagaaccaatcggtcggaataaaagcatgggtgcgcacgaccgaataccatcgATCTAGCAAACTCTAGACAAAAGGCACAGTTACATTCGTcgacggagccttccggaactcaacactccggccagatcatgagtccaggcctccggtaggtcctcctcttcacgcaagagaggccctaggacccacgcctttattcaggtcggcctcccacgtcggcgaccaccctgggctggccactccaaccctccatcagcgacaccatcgccggcttccaagcttctccatctcgccgccggaacgcggtgatagatcaatAGATCCACCATCACCAACTGCAGgtcgaccctctccggcgaagaaaagggtcacctccaccgtcgaacccaaggctgctgccccgagcGTCCTCGTACCGTGggagaagcccaagatcatcgcccctcaccggcgagaggcggaggGAAAAGCGCTGTCCGCGACCACCAGCCACCACCGGCATGTCGCCGATGGGAGGCGGGGAGGCCGCAGCCCGCAGCTGGCCATCGCCCCCgggagggccgccgccgcccctccatCCTCGTCCGACCGCCGCCGCCCGGAGGCGGAAGGGGCGCCGCCGCGCGTGAGAGACTCCATGGCCGCCGTTCCCGACGCGTCACGAGGGAAGGCCcctgccgccgccacgccccgagatcTTTGCCCcggcgacgctgccggcggcggcagGAGGGTTGGGAGGCGGGAGGCTAGGGTTGGGGGTCGGGTTGGGAGGCTCTACTGATCAGGCTAAAAGTAGTAGTATTTGAAGCATCATCTCAAATAGGAGTAGTATTCGAAGTAGTCAATGTCAGGAGAAAAGGTTTAGCTGGGAAGAAGTGTCGGCGTCCGTGTTGGAGAAGAAGTCATTAGCTGCCCTATAGTGTTATCCCCCAGAACCTTATCGCCTTCACCTGTATACGATCTGAAGAGGCGGGGTTCTGGACCCGCGGTGCACTCCGCAGCGCTGGATGGGGAAGAACTGCAGCGGCCCAATGGTTTATGGTAATTGTGTCTCTGAATGAGGAGCAAGCAAACCAAACAGGCAGCGACCGAATCATTCATCCAGTCATATATGCGTGGCTAAAAGAAGGCAGCGCATACGCCAGGGAGAAAATGAGCGATCACTTTCCAACCAATTTTTTTCCATTTTTGGCAAATTTTGGACTATAGTGgaggctattgagggaaagttttGCATGCATGTAGAAACAGACGAATTCGATGATGTAAGCGAGAATCTTTtcgaatttgaaaattcaaaacgttttatctCACAAACGACAACTCCGATTTAAGATCTGTTTTCACCTATGAGTCGgtctcgtcgagatcttcaaaactagcacccatgttaatatgtttcgaccACTTTTTTTTtcaggctaaaagttatcaaccctctctattcgAATAATCAACCctacgtacttgagtgatcaacggtaaatgtataaaattatcaacctggtgtaggctattgaggaaaagttttgcatgcatgcacaaaaagacgaatttgctgatgtcagcgaaatcttttccaaatttcagaattcaaaacgttttaactttcaaacgacaactccaaattaagatccgctttcaccaataaatccgtctcgacgagatcttgaaaactagcacccatgttaatatgttttgacaaactttttttctggctaaaagttatcaagcctctctttttgaataatcaacccctccgtacttgagtgatcaacgacaaatgtataaaattatcaacctggtgcaggctattaagggaaagttctgcatgcatgcacaaaatagacgaatctgctgatgtcagcggaatcttttccaaatttgaaaattcaaaacgttttaactttcaaacgacaactccaaattaagattcgctttcaccaataaatccgtctcgacgagatcttcaaaactagcacccatgttgatatgtttcgagaaactttttttctggctaaaagttatcaagcctctctatttgaataatcaacccctccgtacttgagtgatcaacggtaaatgtataaaattatcaacctggtgtagggtattgaggaaaagttctgcatgcatgcacaaatagacgaatctgctgatgtcagcggaatcttttccaaatttgaaaattcaaaacgttttaactttcaaacgacacctccaaattaagattcgctttcaccaataaatccgtctcgacgagatcttcaaaactagcacccatgttgatatgtttcgagcaacttttttcggactaaaagttatcaacccttttTTTTGAATAATCAacgcctccgtacttgagtgatcaacggtaaatgtataaaattatcaactccaaagttaattttattttaaacattttagcgAATCTTTTTTACTTTATAAGCTATCAACCCGATGTCCTGATATTTATCAACactaaatataaataactaccaaccctaaaaatctaaattcatttcgaatattttggcgactcttttagtttacaagttatcaacccggagccccgttatttatcaatggtaattataaataactaccaaccctaaaaagtatttcatttagaatattttagcaaacatttttttattttacaagctatcaaccttgtgcctcgttatttatcaactgtaaatataaataaataataaccctaaaaagtatttcatttagaatatgttagcgactctcttttagtttacaagctatcaacccggtgacccgctatttatcaatggtaaatataaataaatatcaaccctaaaaatttaatttaatttaaaatatgtagcgactctttttttgtttacaagttatcaacccggtgacccgttatttatcaacggtaaatataaatacctagcaaccctaaaaaagtaaatttcatttagaatattttagcaacttttgttagcttacaacttaaaacagtacttaatttgagtagcaagtggtagttcatttgagttgcaagtggatcttcccaGCCGTTATTTTCCCCCATAAAAACCACTGGCCCGAAAAAGAGAATTGCAAAAGGACCCCCTTAAACatgaattaccgtacgaaaaAAAACCAAAAGAGAATTGCAAAAAGAGAATTAAGAGTCTGCCTCGTGCTGAAGAAAAAGAGTGAGATGCTATGTGTATGCATGCAACAACTTACGAAGGTATGATGAAAAGTTGACTCATTAAATGCAAATCCATGAGATGATCtgtgcatgtgcatgcatgcagtgtgaacgcTATTTATTGGCTGCATGCAACTTGCAAAGTAGTAATACAACTGTTAGTGTGAACACATGTGAACGCAATTAAACACTAGGTGATAAAAAGGGAATTGACTCGCTGCGCGAGCGCTTCCGCGCAAGGAAACAGATCGCTTGAGCGATCGATTGCCAGGCAGTGATTTCGAGCATAGGTGCTACCTTGGCTTAGCTCATTCCTGAAACACATGATGTGCATGCGCATCATGACGAGGAGATGCGGGTGGCCAAGGAGGAGTGAGCATGTATGTGTCCTTTCTCACACCCATACATCTTGGAAGAAGCAATAGGGGATCACTTGTTTAGCTGGAGTCAATATCTACTACTCCTTTAAGAACAATTTGTACTTTACTAGTTTCACCTTTTCCTTTGCTAGATATAGCACTATCTCCAGATTCACTAGAGCTATGTTCGACAGTTAGGATTGTATAGCCTAGCTTCTAGAAGATTGGATCAACCGGTTTGTCTAGATAAGATAGCTACGGTTGGTTAGTATCTAGGAGTTTGTTATTTGTAAATCTCCTGTAAACCCTAGGCCTCTGGCCGCTATATATACATGCAACGATCGGCCGTTTGAGGTCATCGCCTGCCCTCATCTCTCTTCCTTGTCCATCTAggtttacatggtatcagagccacatCGACTAATGTCTTCCTCTACCTCCGCCGCCGTTTCTCACCCCATGGCTGTCACCGCCTCCGTCACCGTGCGGCTCAACCACGGCAATTACATGCTGTGgcgcgtgatgtctacgggtgcttctattcttgtagacagtgttgggcctccaagagcagaggtttgtagaacaacagcaagtttcccttaagtggatcacccaaggtttatcgaactcagggaggaagaggtcaaagatatccctctcatgcaaccctgcaaccacaaagcaagaagtctcttgtgtccccaacacacctaataggtgcactagttcagcgaagagatagtgaaatacaagtggtatgaatgaatatgagcagtagtacggcgcttaAAAATAGCTtcaggcgtgcagttgatggtagtaatattgtaggaagtaaacaagcagtagtaacgcagcagtagtaattcagtaaaacagtaacaagcagcgatagcagttctTTGtgatggaaacaaggcctagggatcatactttcactagtggacactctcaacattgatcgcataataaataactctttctcttatgtgctacatacactcttttgttggatgatgaacacattgcgtaggattacacgaaccctcaatgccagagttaacaagctccacaattcaatgttcatatttaaataaccttagagcataatagatcattgcaaaataaaccaagaactaacatagtgcacacactgtccacattacactatgaaggaggaatagatcacatcaatactatcataatgataattaactccacaatctacaagagatcatgatcatagcctacgacaagaaccacacggtgcacacactaatcacctttacaccatgcaggaggaatagactactttaataacatcacatgagtagcacataactagtagcgatacaaagctta encodes:
- the LOC127299625 gene encoding thioredoxin M-type, chloroplastic, with amino-acid sequence MALETCLRAWALHAPQAGSRERLSSSSYAPSRSRTAAPAVVTPSPSPSALVAPRRPSRFVCQCKNAVDEVIVADEKNWDNLVIASESPVLVEFWAPWCGPCRMIAPVIDELAKDYVGKIKCCKVNTDDCPNIASTYGIRSIPTVLMFKDGEKKESVIGAVPKTSLCTIIDKYIGS